Proteins encoded together in one Bifidobacterium sp. ESL0745 window:
- a CDS encoding serine/threonine protein kinase → MSDLNALDLEPGEIVGGYTLISRLGGGAMGSVWRVRDDGGQVYAMKILRDSLKDDSETGGENYNTGDENGNYNNTNNPYANNSGEESSNPAAQHHHHSHDPHVTARERMRREAVAMRKIHHPGVCAIVDMELDDSLAFIVTELIEGKNLRDDVAANGRYVGDDLQRLAAKLIDAVRAVHAQGIIHRDIKPTNVMVSASGPVLVDFGIAMTAGESHVTRTGLVMGTPGFIAPEIIDGAESNEATDWWSLASVIAFAATGRPVFGSKPMMAVLEREASGNANLSGLPSNTREALSRALDPDPAKRCSPDELLKAITLDALNPFENGELDDDGSGTIGIINNGATGLNSGLGNSYGNGDSGSDNNSYGGNSANKANRNNHNGIDNSTQAAMPPFGQILPRNRQSQFQSSSSATNTDIPSNPRASWTDDIPTFAAPDSQADAEPAARQPRQIRGSTRAMPVASAASAQAGTSNGLCGHNQPSTKPAIRGTAASSEEATETLPAPSLQDLTATSAVTQNSRDDGGATATLPLDTAPAQNLDPTSPLPASALSATQAAEDGTMPLALAPTTQMQQPGLSRQQAQPTPYDANAPYIYGQSSAQAESLPQSTLQASEPAENFANLESPANARRGKLLSRSILPLCLLTIPLALLSATIPVVSICCAIVLIWFFLTLGYSEEAQLDREARHNGIRKGGDVALRAVSLPWHLVEALLFTIPRALLLFVIAGVGPVVVNLVSGFPTHMVTLAIGSWHMPLPLPADFSLSYSSLSLAIFMVVAWLLTVFGPKTKVLRIGAGRLRGAHYPAESHTPQRKTSLLGQGGQGGNEYLGSADEADDTDEAGDFDGGNAKKRHHTGRWTLWAIWAIVTILALVLLLSNHQINWIPLPTPQL, encoded by the coding sequence ATGAGCGACTTGAACGCGTTGGACCTGGAGCCTGGGGAAATTGTCGGCGGATACACGCTGATCTCTCGGCTGGGCGGCGGCGCGATGGGCTCGGTCTGGCGGGTACGCGACGACGGCGGGCAAGTCTACGCCATGAAGATTTTGCGGGATTCGCTCAAAGACGATAGCGAAACCGGCGGGGAAAATTACAACACCGGCGACGAAAACGGCAATTACAATAATACAAATAATCCTTATGCCAACAATTCCGGCGAAGAATCCAGCAACCCGGCAGCACAACACCATCACCACAGCCACGATCCGCACGTCACGGCCCGCGAGCGCATGCGGCGCGAGGCGGTGGCCATGCGCAAAATCCACCATCCAGGCGTCTGCGCCATCGTCGACATGGAGCTTGACGACTCCCTCGCCTTCATCGTCACGGAACTGATCGAGGGCAAGAACCTGCGCGACGATGTGGCGGCGAACGGTCGGTACGTCGGCGACGATTTGCAACGTCTGGCCGCCAAACTCATCGATGCCGTGCGAGCGGTGCACGCCCAAGGCATCATTCACCGCGACATCAAGCCGACGAACGTCATGGTTTCGGCCTCCGGTCCGGTTCTGGTAGATTTCGGCATCGCCATGACCGCCGGCGAAAGCCACGTCACGCGCACCGGCCTGGTGATGGGCACACCCGGCTTCATCGCCCCGGAAATCATCGATGGCGCGGAAAGCAACGAGGCCACCGACTGGTGGTCGCTCGCCAGCGTCATCGCCTTCGCCGCCACTGGCCGGCCCGTCTTCGGCAGCAAGCCGATGATGGCTGTGCTCGAGCGCGAGGCAAGCGGCAACGCCAATCTTTCCGGTCTTCCATCAAATACACGAGAGGCCCTAAGCCGTGCGTTGGACCCCGACCCGGCGAAACGTTGCAGCCCGGATGAATTGCTGAAAGCCATCACGCTCGATGCGCTGAATCCATTCGAAAACGGCGAGCTGGATGACGACGGAAGCGGCACTATCGGAATCATCAATAATGGTGCGACCGGGCTCAACAGCGGATTGGGCAATAGCTATGGCAACGGCGATAGCGGTAGCGACAACAACAGCTACGGCGGCAACAGCGCCAACAAAGCAAATAGAAACAACCACAACGGCATCGACAACAGCACTCAGGCGGCGATGCCCCCTTTTGGCCAAATCCTTCCGCGTAACCGGCAGTCGCAATTCCAAAGTTCTTCTTCCGCGACCAATACAGATATTCCCAGCAATCCGCGAGCTTCATGGACCGATGACATTCCTACGTTTGCCGCGCCGGACAGTCAGGCCGACGCAGAACCGGCGGCGCGACAACCCCGCCAAATCCGTGGTTCGACGCGAGCGATGCCGGTTGCCTCTGCCGCAAGCGCGCAAGCCGGAACGTCAAACGGCCTATGTGGCCATAACCAACCATCAACAAAGCCAGCGATCCGAGGTACCGCTGCTTCGAGTGAAGAAGCGACCGAAACTCTACCAGCCCCTTCGCTCCAAGACCTGACTGCGACTTCCGCAGTGACGCAAAACAGCAGAGACGACGGCGGCGCGACGGCCACATTGCCGCTCGACACCGCCCCAGCACAAAACCTCGATCCGACTTCACCGCTGCCCGCCTCGGCCTTATCAGCCACACAGGCCGCGGAAGATGGCACCATGCCGCTTGCCCTCGCCCCGACCACGCAGATGCAGCAACCCGGTTTATCCCGGCAACAGGCCCAGCCCACACCTTACGACGCAAACGCTCCTTATATATATGGTCAGTCGAGCGCGCAGGCAGAGTCCCTGCCACAATCCACACTCCAAGCGTCAGAACCGGCGGAGAACTTCGCAAATCTCGAAAGCCCAGCGAACGCAAGACGTGGCAAACTTCTGTCACGTTCCATACTGCCGCTGTGCCTTCTGACGATTCCACTTGCGCTGCTTTCAGCGACCATACCCGTGGTTTCGATATGCTGCGCGATCGTCCTGATTTGGTTCTTCCTGACGCTCGGATACAGCGAAGAAGCACAACTCGATCGCGAGGCTCGCCATAACGGTATCCGCAAAGGCGGCGACGTGGCCCTGCGCGCGGTAAGCCTGCCTTGGCACTTGGTTGAAGCGTTGCTTTTCACCATCCCGCGCGCATTACTGCTCTTCGTCATCGCCGGCGTGGGGCCGGTGGTGGTCAATCTCGTCTCAGGATTTCCTACGCACATGGTCACGTTGGCGATTGGCTCATGGCATATGCCTTTGCCCCTACCCGCCGACTTTTCGCTTTCGTATTCGAGCCTGTCGCTGGCGATATTCATGGTCGTCGCCTGGCTACTCACCGTTTTCGGCCCCAAAACAAAGGTGCTGCGCATCGGTGCCGGCCGCCTAAGAGGAGCCCATTACCCTGCTGAATCCCATACGCCACAACGAAAGACTTCCCTGCTCGGTCAAGGCGGCCAAGGGGGAAACGAATATCTTGGTTCAGCGGACGAAGCCGACGATACCGACGAGGCAGGGGACTTCGACGGCGGCAATGCCAAGAAGCGGCATCACACCGGTCGCTGGACGCTGTGGGCCATATGGGCGATTGTCACGATCCTGGCGCTGGTATTGTTGCTTTCCAATCATCAAATCAATTGGATTCCCCTCCCCACGCCACAGCTATGA
- a CDS encoding glycoside hydrolase family 3 N-terminal domain-containing protein, producing the protein MLKIQMSDVIAVLHSLIPYLVVIGVLLVAAIIISFAVNKKTVQNVGTRKLVHSESWLVVLIGIVVSVSMMLVGPMQTLLNNTSAKKYELTSATVTKANKLAETVEQEAVTLLQNNDSNLPMSNKNVNVFGWSSTNPIYGGSGSGSMSKQYPKVSMLEGMQKAGLKTNSELSKLYTSYGTKRPEVGMFHSDWSLPEVPVAQYPSGVIDNAKKFSDQAVVVIARTGGEGSDLPTDMSAKTASHKDNSKDYKDFQSGQHFLQLSKTEKDLLGMVTKNFSKVTFVYNGANALQFDFLKEYPQIKSVVWCPPAGQTGFTALGDVLAGKTNPSGKTPDTFVKDLKKTPYFNNFGDFTYNNVPEFQRTSSLFKQTLTPSFVNYVEGIYVGYRFYETASKEGLINYDDVVQYPFGYGLSYTKFEQKMGKVSHSDGKISFDVTVKNTGNKAGKDAVEVYYDPPYTEGGIEKASTNLAAFAKTKDIKPGASQTVKISFKDSDMASYDQKKAKSYVLEKGDYGISLQSDSHHVVDSQTVNIPSTITYNTKSNTHSGDKVAATNQFDDAASDVNYLSRAGHFANYAQATARPASLAMSDKNKAKFVNNGNYKVADHNKSSDKMPTTGAKNNIRLAALRGKSYDDPQWDKLLDQLTFGDMDNLIAMAGYNTPAIKSIGKVQMTDADGPAALNNNFTKTGSIGFPTATSMACTWNRDLARQYGDIFGEMAREMHISGWYGPSMNIHRSAFGGRDFEYFSEDPLISGVLASTEIKAAKQHGVYSFMKHFAMNEQETNRLNMLCEWANEQSIREIYLKVFEMSVKDGGASGAMSAFDYIGPTYCGANSALLNKVLRDEWGFHGFVITDYYGSSEIFQEGNREIRNGNDAMLATMNVNNHISDKSATSVIAMRQATKNILYTTVNSWVYEKGEPKDPVPAWRVAMYVVWAVTAVLVIGLEVLTIMRYMRRRKSGEATVSVDASDDHKE; encoded by the coding sequence ATGCTGAAGATTCAGATGTCTGATGTTATCGCAGTCTTGCACTCGTTAATACCATATCTGGTAGTCATCGGTGTGCTGCTTGTTGCTGCGATCATCATCAGTTTTGCGGTCAATAAAAAGACCGTGCAGAATGTGGGGACGCGGAAACTGGTACACAGCGAGTCGTGGCTTGTTGTGTTGATCGGTATCGTCGTTTCGGTTTCGATGATGCTGGTCGGGCCAATGCAGACATTGCTCAACAATACTTCTGCCAAGAAATATGAGTTGACGTCTGCCACTGTCACAAAAGCCAATAAACTGGCTGAAACCGTAGAGCAGGAAGCTGTTACACTCCTGCAGAACAACGATTCCAACCTGCCGATGTCAAATAAGAACGTCAATGTATTCGGTTGGTCGTCGACCAATCCGATCTATGGAGGTTCGGGCTCAGGTTCAATGTCCAAGCAGTATCCGAAGGTCTCCATGCTTGAGGGTATGCAAAAGGCTGGATTGAAGACCAATTCCGAACTTTCCAAGCTGTATACGAGCTATGGCACGAAGCGGCCTGAAGTCGGTATGTTCCATTCCGATTGGTCTTTGCCTGAGGTGCCTGTTGCCCAATATCCCAGCGGAGTCATTGACAACGCAAAGAAATTCTCCGATCAGGCCGTTGTAGTCATCGCCCGAACCGGTGGTGAGGGTTCTGATCTGCCGACCGACATGTCGGCGAAGACCGCCAGCCATAAGGATAATTCCAAGGATTACAAGGATTTCCAGTCTGGTCAGCATTTCCTGCAACTCAGCAAGACCGAAAAAGATCTGCTGGGAATGGTTACCAAGAACTTCTCAAAGGTCACTTTCGTCTATAACGGTGCCAACGCGCTACAGTTTGATTTTCTGAAGGAATACCCGCAAATCAAGTCGGTTGTGTGGTGCCCTCCTGCCGGTCAGACCGGTTTCACAGCTCTTGGTGATGTTCTCGCCGGTAAGACCAATCCTTCCGGAAAGACCCCGGATACGTTTGTCAAGGATCTGAAGAAGACTCCGTACTTCAACAACTTTGGTGACTTCACCTACAATAACGTACCTGAATTCCAGAGGACCAGCTCGCTGTTCAAGCAGACGCTGACCCCGAGTTTTGTCAACTATGTGGAAGGCATTTACGTCGGTTATCGCTTCTATGAGACCGCTTCCAAAGAAGGCCTTATCAATTACGACGACGTGGTGCAGTATCCGTTCGGCTATGGCCTGAGCTACACCAAGTTCGAGCAGAAGATGGGCAAAGTCTCCCATAGCGATGGCAAGATCTCGTTCGACGTCACGGTGAAGAACACTGGCAACAAGGCCGGTAAGGACGCCGTCGAAGTCTATTACGATCCTCCGTACACCGAAGGTGGCATCGAGAAGGCCTCAACGAATCTGGCTGCATTCGCGAAGACGAAAGATATCAAGCCGGGTGCCTCGCAAACTGTCAAGATTTCCTTCAAGGATTCCGATATGGCTTCCTACGATCAGAAGAAGGCCAAGTCTTATGTGTTGGAGAAGGGCGACTACGGCATTTCTCTGCAGTCCGATTCCCATCACGTCGTTGATTCTCAAACGGTGAACATTCCTTCAACCATTACGTATAATACGAAGTCGAATACGCATAGCGGTGACAAGGTTGCTGCGACCAATCAGTTCGATGACGCGGCCAGCGATGTCAACTATCTTTCGCGTGCCGGCCACTTTGCGAACTATGCCCAGGCGACCGCTCGTCCTGCGTCATTGGCGATGAGCGACAAGAACAAGGCCAAGTTCGTCAACAATGGCAATTACAAGGTCGCGGATCACAACAAGTCCAGCGACAAGATGCCTACCACCGGCGCGAAGAACAACATTCGTCTGGCTGCTCTGCGTGGTAAGTCCTACGACGATCCTCAATGGGACAAGCTGCTTGACCAGCTGACGTTTGGCGATATGGACAACCTCATCGCTATGGCTGGCTACAACACCCCTGCGATTAAGTCGATCGGCAAGGTCCAAATGACCGATGCCGATGGTCCTGCCGCTTTGAACAACAACTTCACCAAGACCGGATCGATCGGTTTCCCGACGGCCACTTCTATGGCGTGCACATGGAATCGCGATCTGGCTCGCCAGTATGGTGATATATTCGGTGAAATGGCTCGTGAGATGCATATCTCCGGTTGGTATGGGCCTTCCATGAATATTCATCGTTCCGCGTTCGGCGGCCGTGACTTCGAGTACTTCTCGGAAGATCCGCTTATTTCGGGTGTCTTGGCTTCTACGGAAATCAAGGCTGCGAAGCAGCATGGTGTCTATTCCTTCATGAAGCATTTTGCCATGAACGAGCAGGAGACCAACCGTCTGAACATGCTTTGCGAATGGGCCAATGAGCAGTCGATCCGTGAGATCTACCTCAAGGTGTTTGAAATGAGCGTAAAGGACGGTGGAGCGAGCGGTGCCATGTCGGCATTCGATTACATCGGCCCGACCTATTGCGGCGCGAATTCGGCATTGCTGAATAAGGTGTTGCGCGATGAATGGGGCTTCCACGGCTTTGTCATCACGGATTATTACGGCAGCTCCGAGATCTTCCAGGAAGGCAACCGCGAGATCCGTAATGGTAATGACGCAATGCTTGCGACCATGAATGTCAATAACCACATCTCCGACAAGTCCGCGACTTCGGTCATCGCGATGCGTCAGGCTACCAAGAACATCCTCTACACCACGGTTAACAGCTGGGTATATGAGAAGGGCGAGCCGAAGGATCCGGTTCCTGCATGGCGTGTGGCCATGTATGTGGTCTGGGCCGTGACGGCTGTCTTGGTTATCGGCCTCGAGGTTCTTACCATCATGCGGTACATGCGTCGTCGTAAAAGCGGGGAGGCCACTGTCTCCGTTGACGCAAGTGACGATCATAAGGAATAG
- a CDS encoding glycosyl hydrolase, translated as MHNVVHRKPRKSGRVPKSVTAAVAAVAMFVPAFGLGGSATAAPSDNTFVLPNGMISKADFNNPPANARPGTRWWFGSEFSFLHDKHGNLSEDQTRQQLDAIAKAGFGRVEIAYGDQYWATETQRKNFEAALEEGQKLGIQVDTTLGAGWPLSTPNTSKGTNLDLQELQYGRTDVAAGATFNAAVPKPYDDPTNTRGGKLVAVTAAKVVKPGPAVTTVNTPPTTSTVLDPDSLIDLTSQASAGSIDWTAPTDGNWILFGFWQRSSKKKAHDHFNHEAIEKAIDYVEKEQFSPKAKADFAKVGYSAFEDSLEIDAEGLFWDDAMAQQFKTRRGYDITKYLPLMYQQGMNHYWVPDTRPTADFDLSNGNGERLRNDYYELISDLYIDEHLTPMSNLAKQLGVKYRAQPAFGMDLNTIRSARSVAEHGGLADDESFNAGDVVPYDLESTPDTWRFALDHHRFVASGSHQGGSNEISDELGAQPGTYVRTLADYKGIMDKEWAAGTTRPILHGTSYQTDSAKWPGDAAFGSLVGESWNSKTFPQWNSFKPLNDYWGRGTMVLQTGKPQVDVAVYEPDAFLPSAATPARPAKMKSYYDAQSMEDQGFTIEYVDPDGIRDNAAGKGTATLYPNGPSYKTLVIDQRSMPADVAESILAHAKAGLGVVFVGSTPAAGISYANASSDDARVKAAVASMLALPNVTQVPNQASTINGLRAIGAQPAAQWSTPSRVYTQRRSTDAADYYYLYNASGSPVSFDAGFVGNGSPYTYNLWDGNIAPMASYHTQSGRTEVPVKLSGRETAVIAVAKHAAPTRHVTQSNADRVEAQSDGSLQFERDVQPQSPTGPVTALSYTLSDGSQGSQPDAKLPASRSLTDWNLKVERWGSDGKKQVFDGKAPLGDWRKISGLQTVSGVGTYHTTFNLGDDWIASDRGVRLNLGEVDNAAISVSVNGKQVAPDSVAGRIWDVTKLLTKGDNSIDVTVATTLRNQVTAEQHNGDTQAYGLVGPVTLMPYSKFVLAPAVSNSNGQEPGGSDNSGNKAPVSAPSQNPGESDNAKNNGDQAQKSAAESKTPLARTGAGVLGVIAVVVAAVAIAGISLALSRSRRRG; from the coding sequence ATGCATAATGTAGTGCATCGTAAGCCACGGAAATCTGGCAGGGTGCCGAAAAGCGTGACAGCGGCTGTTGCGGCTGTTGCGATGTTCGTGCCTGCTTTTGGTTTGGGGGGATCGGCTACTGCGGCGCCTTCTGACAATACGTTTGTATTGCCCAACGGCATGATAAGCAAAGCGGATTTCAATAATCCTCCGGCAAATGCCCGTCCGGGCACACGTTGGTGGTTCGGTTCGGAGTTCTCTTTCCTGCATGACAAGCATGGCAATCTGAGCGAGGACCAGACTCGTCAGCAGCTTGACGCCATTGCCAAGGCCGGTTTCGGCCGTGTCGAAATTGCGTATGGCGATCAGTATTGGGCAACTGAAACGCAGCGCAAGAATTTTGAAGCCGCGCTTGAGGAAGGCCAAAAGCTTGGAATCCAAGTGGACACTACGCTCGGTGCCGGATGGCCGTTAAGCACGCCGAATACGTCCAAGGGTACCAATCTTGATTTGCAGGAGCTGCAATATGGGCGTACGGATGTGGCCGCTGGTGCGACGTTTAACGCTGCGGTGCCGAAGCCTTATGACGACCCGACCAACACCCGTGGTGGCAAGCTGGTCGCCGTCACGGCGGCCAAGGTAGTCAAGCCAGGGCCTGCGGTCACGACGGTGAACACCCCTCCAACCACCAGTACTGTTCTTGATCCGGATTCGCTGATCGACCTGACTTCACAGGCATCTGCAGGCTCCATTGACTGGACTGCCCCGACTGACGGCAACTGGATTCTGTTCGGGTTCTGGCAACGGAGTTCGAAGAAGAAGGCCCATGATCACTTCAACCATGAGGCGATTGAAAAGGCCATCGACTATGTCGAGAAGGAACAGTTCTCGCCGAAGGCCAAGGCTGATTTTGCGAAGGTCGGCTACTCGGCCTTTGAAGATTCGCTTGAAATCGACGCCGAAGGCCTGTTCTGGGATGACGCCATGGCTCAACAGTTCAAGACCCGTCGTGGTTATGACATTACCAAGTATCTGCCATTGATGTATCAACAGGGTATGAACCATTACTGGGTTCCCGACACGCGTCCGACTGCTGATTTCGATCTTTCGAACGGCAACGGCGAGCGTCTGCGTAACGATTACTATGAGCTGATTTCCGACCTCTATATCGATGAGCACCTCACCCCTATGTCTAATCTGGCTAAGCAGCTTGGAGTGAAGTATCGTGCGCAGCCTGCGTTCGGTATGGATCTCAATACCATTCGTTCGGCACGTAGTGTGGCCGAGCACGGTGGCCTGGCTGACGATGAGTCCTTCAACGCCGGCGATGTGGTGCCTTATGATCTCGAATCGACGCCTGATACTTGGCGGTTTGCACTTGATCACCATCGTTTCGTCGCCAGTGGTTCGCATCAGGGCGGCAGCAACGAGATCTCCGACGAACTTGGAGCCCAGCCTGGTACGTATGTGCGTACCCTGGCCGACTACAAGGGCATCATGGACAAGGAATGGGCCGCTGGTACCACTCGTCCGATTCTGCACGGCACAAGCTATCAGACTGATTCGGCTAAGTGGCCTGGTGACGCTGCGTTTGGGTCGCTTGTGGGCGAATCTTGGAATTCCAAGACGTTCCCACAGTGGAATTCCTTCAAGCCGCTCAATGATTATTGGGGCCGTGGAACGATGGTTCTGCAAACAGGAAAGCCGCAGGTTGATGTCGCGGTGTATGAGCCTGATGCATTCCTGCCGTCAGCGGCAACGCCTGCTCGTCCGGCGAAGATGAAGTCCTACTATGACGCACAGTCCATGGAAGATCAAGGCTTCACCATTGAATACGTCGATCCGGACGGCATTCGCGATAATGCTGCCGGAAAGGGCACCGCTACACTCTATCCGAATGGCCCTTCCTACAAGACCTTGGTGATTGATCAGCGTTCGATGCCGGCCGATGTGGCTGAGTCCATTCTTGCACATGCTAAGGCTGGTTTAGGCGTCGTTTTCGTAGGCTCCACGCCTGCTGCTGGCATTTCCTATGCCAATGCCTCTTCTGATGACGCAAGGGTCAAGGCTGCGGTTGCTTCCATGCTTGCCCTGCCGAATGTGACGCAGGTACCGAACCAGGCTTCCACGATCAATGGCTTGAGAGCTATTGGCGCACAGCCTGCTGCACAATGGTCCACTCCGAGCCGCGTGTATACGCAACGTCGAAGCACTGATGCAGCCGACTACTACTATCTCTACAATGCGTCTGGTTCCCCGGTTTCATTCGATGCCGGATTCGTCGGCAACGGCTCTCCATATACCTACAATTTGTGGGATGGCAACATTGCTCCTATGGCCAGCTATCATACGCAAAGTGGCCGTACTGAAGTGCCTGTGAAATTGTCTGGCCGTGAGACTGCAGTCATCGCCGTGGCCAAGCACGCGGCGCCAACCCGCCATGTCACGCAGAGCAACGCCGATCGCGTCGAAGCTCAGAGCGACGGTTCACTCCAATTCGAGCGTGATGTCCAGCCTCAGTCTCCGACTGGGCCTGTTACGGCCCTGTCGTATACCTTGAGCGACGGCAGCCAAGGTTCACAACCTGATGCCAAGCTCCCCGCTTCGCGTTCGTTGACCGATTGGAACCTCAAGGTGGAACGTTGGGGGTCAGATGGCAAGAAGCAGGTATTCGACGGTAAGGCTCCGTTGGGTGACTGGCGTAAGATCTCCGGTTTGCAGACGGTTTCCGGTGTGGGCACCTATCATACGACCTTTAACTTGGGCGACGATTGGATAGCTTCTGATCGTGGTGTTCGGCTGAATCTGGGAGAAGTCGACAATGCTGCCATCTCGGTGTCTGTCAATGGTAAGCAAGTGGCTCCTGACTCTGTGGCAGGGCGCATTTGGGATGTCACCAAGCTGTTGACGAAGGGCGATAATTCCATCGATGTCACTGTGGCGACGACGTTGCGTAATCAGGTGACCGCAGAGCAGCATAATGGAGATACGCAGGCATACGGACTGGTCGGGCCTGTAACCCTTATGCCGTATAGCAAGTTCGTCCTTGCTCCTGCAGTCAGCAATAGCAATGGCCAGGAGCCTGGGGGATCGGACAATAGCGGCAATAAAGCCCCGGTATCCGCTCCTTCACAGAATCCTGGAGAATCGGACAATGCGAAGAACAATGGCGATCAGGCTCAGAAGTCCGCTGCAGAGTCGAAAACTCCGTTGGCCCGGACCGGTGCCGGTGTGCTGGGTGTTATCGCAGTTGTGGTGGCTGCAGTTGCCATTGCCGGAATCAGCTTGGCGCTTTCTCGTTCACGGCGCCGGGGCTGA